The Acinetobacter sp. 10FS3-1 genome segment CAAAGTGAATGGCAACCCCTCTCTTTACTAGCTGATCAACCTCAGTAACCAAATCTTTCAGGCTCCGAGCAAAACGATCCATGGAGTGAACAACAATCATGTCACCTTCACGAACATAGCTCAGCATTTCCTGAAATTTAGGACGGGCAGTATTTTTTCCAGATGCCTTATCAACAAAAACCCGGTCGACCTCGATCCCCTCAAGTTGACGTCCAATATTTTGATCAACAGAGCTAACTCTGACATATCCGACCTTGTGACCTTTCATATTGTCCTCGACTAGACACTTATTTCCACTTATTGTAATTAATAAATTTAATATTTAAAAGTTACATGTAACGTATGGACAAATTTTATTTAAATGAGACACAAATTCTTAGGGTTTTCGATTGTTACTTTAGGGTATACCCTATAAATACAATTATTTTATAAAAAAGCCTAGTCAATTATCTACTAGGCTTTAAGTTAAATCGGAAAGTATGGGCTTTGTTGCACAAAGATTTGAAATGCAAAGCGCCCCTAATTGAGCCAAATTTAAGGCGTAACCTGGGTAAGTGGTCGACCTAATTCCGTAAATCTGTTGAGGACTGCTACACGTGCATGAATTTCATTCACCTGACTAGGAAAGCTTCTTGCCATTAATTTATCGCCTAATAATTTGATGCAATGCATCTTAGTTTCCACCAAACTGCGGCGATGATAGCCTGACCATTTTTTCCATAATGTCCTGCCTAAACGTTTAACTGTTCGAAGTAATTCATTTCGCTCTAGCGAGCTACTCTTTGTATCTTTCCATGGTTTCGCATTTTTTCTAGGTGGAATCACCGCATGTGCTTGCCGATCTGCAATGACCTGACGGCATTGCTTGGTGTCATAAGCTCCATCGGTATAAACAGAGTCAATCTGCTCATCTCGTGGAATCTGATTAAGTAAATCACCAAGCACCTGTGAATCACTGACATTATTGGTTGTGAGCTGAATAGCGCGTATTTGTAGGGTTTTGGCATCTATACCAATATGTAGTTTACGCCATTGGCGACGATATTCAGCTCCATGTTTCTTGCGTTTCCATTCGCCCTCACCTAGAAACTTCATGCCTGTAGAGTCTACGAGTAGATGCAGCCCATCGCTACTTTTTTGGTAGCTGATTGCAATATCAATATGCTTTTGTCTTCTACAAAGCGTACTGTAATCTGGTGCGGTCCAATTTAATCCGCAAAGTTTAATCAGACTTTGCACAAAGCCAGTGACCATACGTAAAGATAGACGGAATAAGGATTTAATCATTAAGCAGCATTGGATAGCTGCGTCGGAGTAGGTTTGATTTCGCCCTTGTTTGCCTTTTGATGGAGCATACCATTGCGTAGCAGGATCAAACCAAATGGCAATATTTCCGCGACTCATGAGTGCTCGGTTATATGCGGGCCAATTGGTTGTGCGGTAGATTTTGTGTGTAGGCTTCTTCATTTGAAAATTATATCGCTGAAAAAGCCTTTACAGATAGGTTTGTGCAACAAAGCCCTTATTGATTAAAAATATCGTAGTAAGCCAAATGATTTTTAACCAAAACTATCTTGAATATTAAAAAAATTAGTTAAGTCATGAATTAATTAATAATTTATAAGTTTATGAAATTATTATTATTTTAATATGTAGAGCATGCAAATATCCTTCTTAAGAACTCTCAGAATCATTAATTTATACAACTAAGGTCTAGAATTTAAATTTTATATTGACTTGGTTTAGATTAAATTATATACATTAATAATGATACGAAACGTATCATTATACGAAGAATATAAGAATGGGATGTATAAAAAATGGTAGGACTAATTGGAATAGTCTTGTCCCTAATACTGCTGATGTATCTGGCATATAAAGGATTTAGCGTAATTGTTCTAGCTCCACTGCTTGCACTGTTTGCTGTTGCTTGGAGTGGATTGAGTAATGAATTACTTGGATTTTATTCTCAAATTTTTATGACCGGCTTAGGCGGGTACATAATTAAATATTTCCCACTTTTTTTGCTAGGTGCAATATTTGGGAAGCTAATGGATGACTCTGGCTCTGCACGAACTATTGCCAATTTTTTCGTCGAAAAATTAGGGCATAAAAGAGCTATGCTTTCGATTGTGCTCTCATGTGCAATTTTAACTTATGGTGGTGTATCACTATTTGTTGTTGGTTTTGCAGTTTTCCCGATAGCATCAGCACTATTCAAAAAACTTGGAATTCCGAAAAGATTAATTCCAGCTGCAATTATGTTGGGTGCTTTAACTTTTACAATGACAGCATTACCCGGAACGCCTGCAATTCAAAATGCAATTCCAATGCCGTTTTTTAATACTGATTTATACGCTGCACCTGGCTTAGGAGTTTTATCCTCTATCTTTATTATAATTACAGGAATGTGGTGGTTAAATAAGCGTATTGCCAAAGCAGATTCTCTAAAAGAAGGTTATGGCAATCATGTTGAAATCCATAGCAATGACGGTGCATTGACCACTTCGGGTCCAAGCCTTACCATTGCTTTTGCTCCCATTTTAGTAGTAATAATTACTAACTTGGTTCTTACTAAAATAATCTTACCTTCACTCGATACAGCATATTTAGCAACTGATAAATTCGGTAATGTTTCATTAAACTCAGTTGTAGGGCTTTGGGCAATTATTTGTGCTCTGGTCTTAGCATGTTTAACTATCATTATTTTAAATTGGAAAGCGATCGTAAATATTAAAGACTCAATACAACAAGGGGTCTCATCTTCGTTCTTACCTATTTTTAATACAGCATCAGAAGTTGGTTATGGTTCAGTTATAGCATCATTGGCTGGCTTCATTATTCTACGTGATTTCTTAGTTGGTATTGCACCAGACAATCCTCTTATCTCTGAAGCTATTGTTATTAATGTACTGGCTGGGATTACAGGCTCAGCATCAGGCGGCTTAAGTATTGCTTTAAATACTATGGGGGAAACCTATAAAAATTTAGCAATAGACAATGGTATTTCATTAGAACTTATGCACAGAGTAGCTTCTATGGCATCTGGTGCCTTAGATTCGCTTCCCCATAATGGTGCAGTAATTACCATCATTACATTATGTGGATTAACGCATAAACAATCTTATTACGACATGTTTATTGTCGCTGTTGTAATTCCACTCATTGCTTTAGCAGGGGTAATTACCCTCGGAACTATGTTCGGATCATTCTAGAAAGCTAATTACTTCAATAATTTATGGTGAATTTAAAATGTCTCATTCAATTAACCTTCCACGAATCATGCAAGTCGGGAAAAATGCTAGAAGTCATCTTCCTGAGATTTTGAATAGCTTAGGAGCGAAAAGACCATTAATCATTACTGATAAAATGATGGTTTCACTGGGATATATTGATCAGATTCAAAATTTACTTAAGGCAGAAAACATCGAGAGTGACTATTTTGATGAAACGATTCCTGAGCCGACTTCAGCTTCAATTGAAGCTGGAGTGAATCATGTCAAAACGCACCAATATGATGCCATTATTGCAGTAGGTGGTGGAAGCCCTATCGACAGTGCTAAGGCTATCAGTATTTTAAGTAAGTTTGGGGGAGAGATAAGAGATTATAAATTTCCCAGACAGGTCAACGAGATCGGACTGCCAATTATTGCAATCCCCACTACAGCGGGAACAGGTTCTGAATGTACCCGTTTTACAATCATTACTGATGATAAGACCAGTGAAAAAATGCTTTGTGCCGGGCTTGGATTCTTACCCATTGCAGCAATTATCGACTATGAGTTAACGATGTCTTTACCTGCTAGAACTACGGCAGATACTGGAATTGATGCACTAACACATGCAATTGAAGCATATGTTAGTAAAAAAGCAAGTCCATATAGTGATGCTCAAGCAATTGCAGCGATGAAACTAATCGGACCTAACTTACAAATTGCTTATCATGAGCCGGGTAATGAATCTGCACGTGAAAAGATGATGCTTGGTTCCACATTTGCAGGCATTGCATTTTCAAATGCTTCTGTTGCATTGGTTCATGGGATGAGTCGACCGATTGGTGCTTTTTTCCATGTACCTCATGGCCTATCGAATGCAATGTTACTTCCTATGATTACTGAGTTTTCAATACAAGCTGCACCTGAACGTTATGCAGACTGTGCAAAAGCAATGGGTGTTGCACATATTGATGATTCACATGAAGTCGCAAATCAAAAGCTAGTACAAGCATTGGCTGAAATTAATAAAGATTTAAAAGTTCCAACTCTGGCTGAGTTCGGGGTGGATAGAAAATATTTTGATGAAGTTGTACAAACAATGGCTGAGCAGGCACTAGCATCTGGCTCTCCATCTAATAACCCAATAATTCCTACAATTGCTGAAATGATTTCGCTCTATAAGCAATTGTGGTAATGCATTTTTCAATTAGCTTTAATTATTTTTTATATAAAGAGGACAGATTCACATGGAATTGATCGGACATTTTATTAACGGCGTATTGAATACCAATCATACAAGAACGCAGCCTGTTTACAATCCATCAACAGGTGAACAAAGTAAAGAAGTAGGGCTAGCAGGTAAAGCAACCGTTGAAGAAGCTATTTCTGCTGCCGAAGCTGCTTTTCCTGAATGGCGTAATACTCCTGTCATTAAACGCGCCCGCGTCATGTTTAAATTCAAAGAACTGCTTGAGGAAAATGCTGAAAAAATTTGCAAACTTATTGGCGAAGAACACGGAAAAATTGTGCATGATGCTGCCGGTGAATTACAGCGTGGTATTGAAAATGTTGAGTATGCTTGCAGTGCCCCTGAATTTTTAAAAGGTGAATTCAGTAAAAACGTAGGTCCAAGTATCGATTCATGGAGTGAGTTCCAGCCTTTAGGTGTCGTTGCAGGTATTACTCCATTTAATTTCCCAGTCATGGTTCCACTTTGGATGTTCCCGATGGCAATTGTTTGTGGAAATACTTTTGTTCTTAAACCATCTGAGCGTGATCCATCATCAACTTTGTATATTGCACAATTACTGAAAGAAGCTGGTCTACCTGATGGCGTACTAAATGTTGTAAATGGAGATAAAGAGGCTGTTGATACCTTACTTTTAGATTCTCGAGTACAGGCTATAAGCTTCGTTGGCTCGACACCGATAGCTGAATATATTTATAAGACAGCAACTGCTACTGGGAAAAGATGCCAAGCACTTGGCGGTGCAAAAAACCATGCGATTGTTATGCCTGATGCTGATATTGATAATGTAGTAAGCTCTTTATTAGGTGCTGCTTTTGGTTCATCAGGTGAGCGTTGTATGGCTCTTTCAGTCGCTGTTGCCGTAGGTGATGATGTTGCTGATTTGATGATTTCTAAGCTCTCTGAAGCTATGGCATCGTTAAAATATGGGGCATATTCAGAAAAAGAAAATGATTTCGGTCCTGTGATTACAGCCCAGCATAAAGCTAAAGTTGTGGGTTATATCAACAGTGCAGAAGAGCAAGGTGCAACGATTGTTGTTGATGGTCGAGATGCAGCTCCAGTTGGTTACGAAAAGGGATTCTATGTGGGAGCCACGCTAATCGATCAAGTGACTCCTGAAATGACTAGTTATAAAGAAGAAATTTTCGGTCCTGTACTACAGGTTATACGTGTAAAAACCATGCAAGAAGCTATGAATCTGATTGATGATCATGAATACGGCAATGGTACTTGTATTTATACACGTGATGGGGAAGCAGCTCGTTACTTCAGTGACAATATTAAGGTCGGAATGGTAGGAATTAATATCCCATTGCCAGTCCCTGTGGCTTATCATAGTTTTGGTGGCTGGAAGCGCTCATTATTTGGTGATTTAAATGCTTATGGTCCAGATGGTGCACGTTTTTACACCCGTCGTAAAACGATTACACAACGTTGGCCAACCGCTAATGTTCGTGAGGGTGCTCAATTCTCAATGCCAACGCTGAACTAATGTTTTTATGCTGAACAAAAAGCAAGTCATCATGACTTGCTTTTTTTTAATCAATATTAATCAATTTACTTAAATCGTTCGCAGCCTGACGTAGTATCGATTCAAAACTTAATAAATCATCAAGAGATTTTCGTATCGTTGGGGCATGGACATATAAGCATGCAATGATTGTATCTCCCTTGTGGATGGGAACAGAGCATGCGACCATTCCTGAAATAAACTCTTCATTATCAGTTCCAAGTTTATTTAAGAAAATATGATTCAAATTTTCTTCAAGCATCACAGGATCAGTAATAGTATTTTTAGTAAGCTGTGTAATAGGAAGGTGTTCTATTATATTTTTTCTTCGACTTTCCGGTTGAAAACTTAAAAAAAGTTTTCCACTAGACGTACACCATAATGGTACGGTAGATCCAATAGGTAAGTACACTTGTAATGGCCAATTTGCTTGTACTCGATCTATATAAAGCATTTGATTATTATTAAGGATGGCAATTCCACAAGTTTCATTAGTTTGATCTGATAGTTTTTGCAGAATTGCTAGTCTTTCTATTTTTTTAGGTTCTTGCTCCCAAGCGCTCATTAGCAACTTGTAAGTCCTATCACCTACAATATAACCACCGTAAATATCTAATTTAATGAATTTTTCTTGCTCCAAAGTTTGAAGTAAACGATGGATACTTGGTTTTGGAATATCTAGCTCAATAGAAAGGTCCAAAGGTGTAGGAGGATGCTTTGCGGTTGAGATAGCCTCAATAATATCTAAAACTCTGGTAATTGATGAGCCTTTCTTATTCATATCGAAAACCTAGTATAATCAAGTGCATATGCAGGAAAAACCTAAAATAATTAGTTCTACGAAAATTAGAGATAAAGTATAAGTTTCTTTACTAGAAGAATTTTAAGTCCATAGTCATCATTAAGTCATGAGAGTTATAATATTATTATCATTAAATAAATAGCTATAGAATAACTATATTCCTAAAACCACCTGATAAGGTTTAAACCCTTCTAATACAGCATCCGAAACCAATTGAATAAAAGCTTCAGTTTTTCCGTAAGCCATCCACTGATCAAGAGCTTCATAATAAGCCAAACGATTTTCAACTGTGATGACACAAGGTGGATAACCAGCTTTAATCAATTCGAGGTTCATCAATAGACGTGATGTACGGCCATTGCTAGGTAATCCCCCCCTAAAATACTAGCTCTTTAAAAGAGGCAGTATTATGCTTTTACAACATGGTGTTTAACTTGAGAAACTGAATTTAAAACAATCTACTGTAACTCTTCCAGACAGATATGAAATTAATCCACCCCTAGCCCCTTAAACACAGCATCTACCGGATCTGCATAGAAGCTGGTCTGGAACTTGGTAAACAGTTCCACAGGAATCGTTGGGATATCTGCCGCACTACTCATTGGCAAAGCAACCTTCTTGGCACCCGCATCAAAAGCAACTTGCAGACATTCGGCAATACTTTCCACCGGTGTCACAGAACCACCCAAGCTCATATCACCCAGTACCACCATCTGACTTTGAACCGATCGTCCTAAGAGGCCAGAAGCGAAAGCCACTAAACTTGGCAGAGCAAGATGGCTGAGCGGGCCGGTATTCTGTAATTCCACCACATGTAAATGGAAATCATGTTCCAGCACCTTACTCCCCCCCGAGATCCGGGATGCATTGGCTTTGAAGTAATCAAAAGCAATCTTGACCTGTTCTTTGGCACTACTTGAATTCCATAAGCCAGATGTCGCCAATTTTCCTGAACCTTTAGTGACTTGCAGTTCTAAGCGGTATAAGCCTGGCATGCCCTTATTACTGAGGCCAATGGTATACAGGAAGCCTGGTTTAGCAGGACCTTCGGGAATAAGTCCACCTCCACCCTGCTCTTTTACCGAAACAAAATGCTCTTCTAGAGTGTCATTGTCGATATAGCTAAAATGCACATCATAGAATTCCATCCCTCCAATTTTCTTCAGCTGTTCTTTGACCCGACGGCGCACCTGCAGTGCATATTCCAGGCATTGCCGTACATCTTCTTTATTAAACTGACCGTGTGGGTAAAGCAGCTTCATCAATCCAGAAACCGTCTTGCGAACGGCGATCACATCACGCTGATTCAGGTTATTCCCTAGCTTGAAGTACTTCTCAATGGCATCCGCAAAACTGCGCTTGCGCATTTCCCGGAAGAATTCAGCCAGATAATCAACAATCAGGCCATAACGGTTGGTAAAGAATTCCGGGCGCATTTTCGGAATTTCCCAACCTGGGATATAGGCATGAAAGCGATCAAAGAATGCTGAATCGATCATAGCTTCAGGAAACGGAGCCAATAAGTGGCTAGTCTTCACCAAAGATTCAACACTTTGGTTAATATTACCCACAAAAACCATTGAAGCAGAGGCTTCCATCTGTTCACGACCACGGGCAAAAGATCCTGAGGCCATGTAGTCTTTCATGATCTGTACGCCATCTTTGTCCTTAAAGGAAATACCGGCAACTTCATCAAAGGCTACCACATCCCACAACCCCACCAGACCAATACGGCGGCTACTCATGTTATAGAACAGATTGGCGACAGTCGTTTGTCCACCGGAGACTAAAATACTGTTCGGTGAACACTCTTTGTAAATATGGCTTTTACCGGTACCGCGTGGTCCCAGTTCACAGACGTTATAGTTATTTTCAACGAACGGAACCATACGCGCTAATATGTGCCATTGCACGTCCTCTTTTAACGAAGCCGGTTCCATGCCGATCGAACGGATTAAACTCTCGCGCCACTGATCAGTGCTTAATGCTGCTCTGCCACTGAAGAGTTCATCCATATTCATATTCGGCATTTGAATCGGCTTGAGTAAACTCACCCCAAATGGAGAACTGGTCTGTCCTTCTTCAAAATAATAACTGAGCGTAGCAATGACCCAGATACCACCAACAAGTAATTTTTCATACTCTTTGACGATGCCTGCCGAGATTTCGGCATCTTTGATGCCCAGATTACTAAATGATGCTTCGTATTTGTCTTTACGCTCATTCAGCTTTACAGTCACCCGATCAATGACCTTATAACTGCCACGTTCACGGACCAGGGATTTCACCTTCTCAGCTTCATCAGGTCGTACATAGTTCTCTGCCAGTACGGTCTTTACGTTACGTAGTCCCTGTTCAATGATCTCTGGATCATCCGAGGCACAGTACATCCCCAGCAGGTATTCGAGTACATAGACCGGGACATTGGCCCCTTCTTTGATCAGTTTAGTCAGATCCTTACGTACCACCCGCCCAGCAAAGTGTTCATTCAGCAGCTGATCCAGTTCTTTATCGTTAGCAGATTCCATGTAGGCTACGCTCTATCGTTAATTCGTTATCAGAAGAAGTCATCGGTAAATGCCAGATCAATGGTGACCTTATAGCGCTGCATTTCGATATTCAGGTCTTTGTCCTTCAGTACCAGGAAGTAATCTTTCTTACGGTCAAAATCAGTACCGGACAATGACAGCCTGACCTGTTTTACCCGTTCCGCAACAGAGTCGGTACTGCTATCAAAGGTCAGAGTTTCTTCACTGGAAACTTTGACATCCCCATCATAAATGGCAATCGATAGGGTTACTGGCATAACCAGCTCACTGACAGCTTCGGTTTGCATCAAATCAAACTTCTGGATGTTATTGACCATCTTCAGCGTGGATTTAGTAGAAATGACCTCAACTTTACGCTTGGTCCGCTGTCCAGCCTTTTCACCACGTAGCTGTTTTACCGTCAGTACCGGCACCACAATTTCCTGAGGCATGATGCCACCATGCACGAAACGTGAGCCTCCTACAAAATGGAAACGGTTCGCCCCTTTTGGAATCCAAAAATCAGTCGCAGATAATGTGCCTGCCGTAGCTTGGGTTGAGCCTTTCCAGGCTTCCTTACTCTCTGGCAAACCATGCCCAATCACATAGCGTTTCTTGCTCTTCAATGCATTGGTCGGTTTTTCAGTCAAGCTTGAACGATCCGCAGATTCCAGTTTACTTTGCTGGAACAAGAAGCCATGGTCGGCTGTAATCAACAGGGTGGAAATATTGAAGTGCATTAAAATTTTACGGCTGAGTTCAGTCAGCTCTTCAATAGCATGTTCCACCGCCATAAAGGTCTCAGATTCTGTAGAGGCACTGTCTCCCCGAGCATCAATCACGTTGTGATAAACGTAAATCAGATCATGGTCTTTGAGTGCTTCACGGCCTTCATCACGCGACCAGC includes the following:
- a CDS encoding CoA-acylating methylmalonate-semialdehyde dehydrogenase, which gives rise to MELIGHFINGVLNTNHTRTQPVYNPSTGEQSKEVGLAGKATVEEAISAAEAAFPEWRNTPVIKRARVMFKFKELLEENAEKICKLIGEEHGKIVHDAAGELQRGIENVEYACSAPEFLKGEFSKNVGPSIDSWSEFQPLGVVAGITPFNFPVMVPLWMFPMAIVCGNTFVLKPSERDPSSTLYIAQLLKEAGLPDGVLNVVNGDKEAVDTLLLDSRVQAISFVGSTPIAEYIYKTATATGKRCQALGGAKNHAIVMPDADIDNVVSSLLGAAFGSSGERCMALSVAVAVGDDVADLMISKLSEAMASLKYGAYSEKENDFGPVITAQHKAKVVGYINSAEEQGATIVVDGRDAAPVGYEKGFYVGATLIDQVTPEMTSYKEEIFGPVLQVIRVKTMQEAMNLIDDHEYGNGTCIYTRDGEAARYFSDNIKVGMVGINIPLPVPVAYHSFGGWKRSLFGDLNAYGPDGARFYTRRKTITQRWPTANVREGAQFSMPTLN
- the brxL gene encoding protease Lon-related BREX system protein BrxL, with the protein product MESANDKELDQLLNEHFAGRVVRKDLTKLIKEGANVPVYVLEYLLGMYCASDDPEIIEQGLRNVKTVLAENYVRPDEAEKVKSLVRERGSYKVIDRVTVKLNERKDKYEASFSNLGIKDAEISAGIVKEYEKLLVGGIWVIATLSYYFEEGQTSSPFGVSLLKPIQMPNMNMDELFSGRAALSTDQWRESLIRSIGMEPASLKEDVQWHILARMVPFVENNYNVCELGPRGTGKSHIYKECSPNSILVSGGQTTVANLFYNMSSRRIGLVGLWDVVAFDEVAGISFKDKDGVQIMKDYMASGSFARGREQMEASASMVFVGNINQSVESLVKTSHLLAPFPEAMIDSAFFDRFHAYIPGWEIPKMRPEFFTNRYGLIVDYLAEFFREMRKRSFADAIEKYFKLGNNLNQRDVIAVRKTVSGLMKLLYPHGQFNKEDVRQCLEYALQVRRRVKEQLKKIGGMEFYDVHFSYIDNDTLEEHFVSVKEQGGGGLIPEGPAKPGFLYTIGLSNKGMPGLYRLELQVTKGSGKLATSGLWNSSSAKEQVKIAFDYFKANASRISGGSKVLEHDFHLHVVELQNTGPLSHLALPSLVAFASGLLGRSVQSQMVVLGDMSLGGSVTPVESIAECLQVAFDAGAKKVALPMSSAADIPTIPVELFTKFQTSFYADPVDAVFKGLGVD
- a CDS encoding IclR family transcriptional regulator, with translation MNKKGSSITRVLDIIEAISTAKHPPTPLDLSIELDIPKPSIHRLLQTLEQEKFIKLDIYGGYIVGDRTYKLLMSAWEQEPKKIERLAILQKLSDQTNETCGIAILNNNQMLYIDRVQANWPLQVYLPIGSTVPLWCTSSGKLFLSFQPESRRKNIIEHLPITQLTKNTITDPVMLEENLNHIFLNKLGTDNEEFISGMVACSVPIHKGDTIIACLYVHAPTIRKSLDDLLSFESILRQAANDLSKLINID
- a CDS encoding GntP family permease, with the protein product MVGLIGIVLSLILLMYLAYKGFSVIVLAPLLALFAVAWSGLSNELLGFYSQIFMTGLGGYIIKYFPLFLLGAIFGKLMDDSGSARTIANFFVEKLGHKRAMLSIVLSCAILTYGGVSLFVVGFAVFPIASALFKKLGIPKRLIPAAIMLGALTFTMTALPGTPAIQNAIPMPFFNTDLYAAPGLGVLSSIFIIITGMWWLNKRIAKADSLKEGYGNHVEIHSNDGALTTSGPSLTIAFAPILVVIITNLVLTKIILPSLDTAYLATDKFGNVSLNSVVGLWAIICALVLACLTIIILNWKAIVNIKDSIQQGVSSSFLPIFNTASEVGYGSVIASLAGFIILRDFLVGIAPDNPLISEAIVINVLAGITGSASGGLSIALNTMGETYKNLAIDNGISLELMHRVASMASGALDSLPHNGAVITIITLCGLTHKQSYYDMFIVAVVIPLIALAGVITLGTMFGSF
- a CDS encoding iron-containing alcohol dehydrogenase; its protein translation is MSHSINLPRIMQVGKNARSHLPEILNSLGAKRPLIITDKMMVSLGYIDQIQNLLKAENIESDYFDETIPEPTSASIEAGVNHVKTHQYDAIIAVGGGSPIDSAKAISILSKFGGEIRDYKFPRQVNEIGLPIIAIPTTAGTGSECTRFTIITDDKTSEKMLCAGLGFLPIAAIIDYELTMSLPARTTADTGIDALTHAIEAYVSKKASPYSDAQAIAAMKLIGPNLQIAYHEPGNESAREKMMLGSTFAGIAFSNASVALVHGMSRPIGAFFHVPHGLSNAMLLPMITEFSIQAAPERYADCAKAMGVAHIDDSHEVANQKLVQALAEINKDLKVPTLAEFGVDRKYFDEVVQTMAEQALASGSPSNNPIIPTIAEMISLYKQLW
- a CDS encoding IS5-like element IS17 family transposase → MKKPTHKIYRTTNWPAYNRALMSRGNIAIWFDPATQWYAPSKGKQGRNQTYSDAAIQCCLMIKSLFRLSLRMVTGFVQSLIKLCGLNWTAPDYSTLCRRQKHIDIAISYQKSSDGLHLLVDSTGMKFLGEGEWKRKKHGAEYRRQWRKLHIGIDAKTLQIRAIQLTTNNVSDSQVLGDLLNQIPRDEQIDSVYTDGAYDTKQCRQVIADRQAHAVIPPRKNAKPWKDTKSSSLERNELLRTVKRLGRTLWKKWSGYHRRSLVETKMHCIKLLGDKLMARSFPSQVNEIHARVAVLNRFTELGRPLTQVTP